tctgtttggttcctagtgaatacaccgcTGATGCCTCTGTCTCAGACTTCCAGACATCACACTATTCTCATTAGAAAATTAACAGtattcctgtagtgtctggtctctgCACCCCACCTTCAGGTTTTGGTTTGTTCCATGGTCTCCTGTTGGTGGTGTGTGGATGGGCCAATGCCAGTGATGCGGTGGAGATCCTGTGTGTTTCCTTTCTGCTGCCCACGGCCCGCTGTGACCTCCATCTCAGCTCCTCAGACATGGGGTTACTGACGGCCAACATTTTCCTCGGTAAGGAATAGCTTATATGGGTAAATAGTTTATATAATTTCAACTAAAGAATTGAGTCATCACATTTTAAAGTAGGCCTAAATATCAGTTCACTTGATTACAGATGCTGCTGTATTACTTATATGTAAGTGCAGACTTAACCAGGGTTCTATTAGTGTGATAAGACTCATGCTTAACAACTCATTCATCATCAATCGCATGTAAAAACCACATTTCACATCAAGTTCAAGGTTTATGAATAGCAACATTGTTTAAGAATTCTGTGCATAAAAACCTTTTCTAAATGAGGCCTCTGACTTTTCTATGCTCTGTTTTTGCCATTTGTCCCCATAGGAATGATGATAGGTGGGTACATGTGGGGTTACCTGGCTGACCAGAGGGGGCGCCAGAAGGTCTTGGTGATGTCCCTGACAGTGAACGGAGTGTTTGGAGCACTGGCCAGCTTTGCCCCAAGGTTCTGGATCTTCCTTCTACTACGGTTCATCAGCGGTGTAGGGTAAGCACTCATTACATACCCCTCTGATTGGACCTAATGAAGATGgtacacagacgcacacacatacacagagacaccaaCACGGAAATGTAATGTGAATCATTTTACAAACACTCAAAGTTGCATCTGCTCTCTTCATTTAAAGGATTCATTTCAACTTTCACCGGAGTGTCTTTCCAGGGCATAGGCTACTCATATGTTTCCCTCTCACCCTTGCCAACAGACAGTTGTCATTGAAATACCTAGACTCTGCTCAGTTAACACTTTGGAAATCTACTGTGTAGGCACTCTAATTGTGTAGTGGATTCTAACAAGTATTTTCCATTTGCCTTTTCCAGGGTGGGAGGTTCAATCCCGGTCATCTTCTCCTACTTTTCAGAGTTTCAGCCCCGGCTGAAGAGGGGGGCAATGATAAGTGCTCTGGCCACCTTCTGGATGGCAGGGAATATTCTGGCAGCAGGTGACACCATTACTATACATTGTCTTCTGTTACAGTCAGATGATGTTTGTCCTCGTGTGAAATGTttgagggaggtagagatgatTACTGTTGCATGTGTCTATAGGCAATGTTTAGGTCCACATGCCTGTTAAAATCATAAAATATAGACCCATGTCCAGTAATATGATTTTTCTGTGTGTTTCAATCATTCGTGAGACGTGTACCTAATGGAAATGCATTAACAAATAGTTGAGCTGCACACTTTTGATACAATGCAAATTATTTATGGAAAGTCACAATATATGATGTTAATGAACATTAGGTAAGCGTCTGGGTGTGTGTTTTCCCTACAGGCCTGGCGTGGTTGGTCATTCCCCGGACCTGGGTCCGCTTTTCTCTGGGTGGGATGGACTTCCAGAGCTGGAGGCTGTTTGTGGTGCTGTGCTCTGTCCCCAGCCTCACATCGGCACTCATCTTCAGTCTGGCCATGCCTGAGAGCCCCCGGTTCCTCATGGAGGTACACCAGTGCTTACAGGCCACTAATCTTTAAAATCCAAAATGCTGTCTTTAAAGACTGCCTTTTTGTGTAACAGTTGGCCAGTCATACAGTATAGCTCCAATAAATGTTTCTGAATAATAGAATAGGACACTTAGCCTTGTATACAAGCCCAACCAAGTTCAACAAGTTAGTTTACGAAATAATATCTTGTTTTTGGTTTGTTTCTTCATTATACACACTTCTCTTTCTTTGCAAGGCTGGCCGTGAGACAGAAGCCCTACGTGTCTTCTGCAGGATGTTTGCAATAAACCACAGAGGCAGTCTCAAGACCTTCTCGGTATGTACCGTAGTATGTGTATCTTAGTGCAGCGGCTCCCAAACTGTGGGTCGGGGCAGATGTCGTGGGTTCACGCGATTTGACATTTTTTGCCCATAGATACTCATCATTTCATTATTAGTAAATTCCTTAAAATTAGTCACAAGAGTTAGATGTTTTGAATGTTAAATTGTTTTATTATATTTGGTCTGAGTATGTTTTTTTCACTGCTCAGAACCGGCACTTTTCTTCTGGGGGCCTTAAGAACCTTTTGGTCAAGGGGAACCATGTGTCGCTTTGCGTCACAGCTCAACCTTTATTGGAGGTTTGCCACTCAAAAGACACGTCAATTGGTGGGTTTTGAAGCAAAAGGTTTGAACCCCAATGTATACAATCGCATAACTCTCCAGGTATAACACTTTTAATATATAAGATATtggttttgttattttttttttgAGTAAAACATTTTAAGTGGAGTTCAACATGTGAAAATGAATAGTACAGATCATGAAACATTTCCCTCAAGAACCCCTGATACATGGGGGTTTCCCATCCTTAAGGAGGTATTGGAGAGGCTGCACAAACCCAGTCACAACTACAATAGACAAACTAATTGCCCTGGCAAGAATACCCTGTGTGAATTCTAAGTAACCTTGCATTACTATTACCACTATCATCGGAAGATAATTAATCCGCATTGTAACTAGGATAATCAAAATTATCCCGCGGCCCAGTAGGTTTCAGACCTCACAGAACCGTCCAACAGCAGAACAACTTCAGAGAACCAGACCAGGGAACTGCTTAAGATGCAGTAGAGTTTTACACTATTTGACGTTGACGCGTCAAATAAGCTTCTttaccaatcaggacctgaatatgactccAGGTCGCATAATAATTTAACACGTTCATTAATTCATTAATTTTGTACGTatttattacacattgattacactctCTCGTATTTCATGTCACAAAGATTCACCGTATGCTACGAGCCATAGATTTTGTCACTGATGATCACATTTGCATAAAGGTCGTTTGGAGTCCGCCCAAGTCTCAGGTACTGATGAAAGACGTTCACCCAACTTCTGTTCTTCCGAGGtaaaattagctagctagttaacaatgGCTGCCCAATTTCTAGAAGATGGTAGATTTACAATCTCTGATTGCACCAGACTGCTGCTCACGGACAGAAGAGATGGACTTCAACCATCAATAGCCAGGTAATGTTAACTTCATGTCAGCTAGCTATCTAACGTAGGTGTTGAGAGTGAGTGGTGTAACGGCTGCAAAAAAAGTAACTACATGATATAACACTGACGTTACCGAACTACCAACggcgttagctagctaacgttagatctGCCTGCCATTGATATATTAACTGAAgtcaagatagctagctaacgttaattgtTCATAATATAACGTTAATTATGGAATCTATAAAACGTTAACTAGTTACTGCTGTacggtaacgttagctagttagcgaTGTTGAATGAAGATACACTTTTTTTAGCTAGTTTGTAGGTAAAGTACGTTAACTGTATTGACTGTCAATATACGGTTGTCTTTATATGTCAGAGGCTCAGAGTTGGCACCGTTTAGACAAGAGAACACTTAAGGGGACATACAGATAAAATGTCACTGGAACCATCGGGTCTGCGCTCTATTTTTCAGGTCATTTGATTGATGAAGTGATGGCCAGCAATATAATTGCTGTTGCAGAGGCAAATTACACCCAACAACGGGAACCTTACGAATATGGCAAGTTGTTACATTTGTatcattttttttgttgtaagacatttatttattttacctttatttaaccaggcaagtcagttaagaacacattcttattttcaatgactgcttggaacagtgggttgactgccttgttcaggggcagaacgacagatttgtaccttgtcagctcgggggtttgaactcgcaaccttccggttactagtccaaccactaggctacgctgccgccactCACTTGTACTGTGTTAAGTCTCCTGTGTCAAGTCAATCaatgaaaaaaaaaattgggTTGGTCTATAATGCTGTTCCTAAATTCTATATGGTGATCTTAGTCTTTTAACCTAAAGTTTTTAGGAGTGTATTTTGTCATTCATTATCTAttgtattttttacatttcagTGTGCTATCATGCGCCTTTGGAGGGAAGGCAGTAGCACATCACCAAGGAGCAGCTTGAGTTCCTCATAGATTGTCATATGACCATCAGACAAATGGCAGATGTTCTCAATGTGTTGCAATCTGTGGTCAAGCGGCGCATGAGGTAAGTTATCGTAATTTAATAAAGCAATTGTAACACAAGCGGGAtatctcttcatcctctctagaTTTGATCACATTCCTGATTGATGTATCtttttgtgttttgtatttagtcaTTTTCAGCTTGTCAGGTCATACTTACTGTTGTCAGACGCTTAGCTGGATGTGAGGATCAAAGAGCTGATATCAATTAAAACAGAATGGTGTCACACTAAAAGAAAGGTTTTGTTAAACAAACGTGTCATGTTTTTTTAGGTGGAGGATTGTTATCCATGGTGCTGTGGATGGTTACAGCAGACTTGTTGGGTTTCTGAAAGCCTCTGACAACAACAGGAGTGTCAGTCATGGAGTCATTCGAAGCAGCCATCACCAGCTACGGAGTACCATCCCGGGTGAGAAACACCGGATGGTGAAAACAACCGTATCTGTGCCTTCATGGAGCAGTTCAGGGATGTTGAGAGGGGAAGTGCCCTCAGAGGAAGGTGCACTCACAACCAGAGGATAGAACGGCTGTGGGGGGGACAATCTGACATGTAGTCTCCAACGTTTACCATTACCTGTTCACCTTCTTGGAGATGGAGCAGATCATTGACATCAACaatgaggtgtacctgtgggcaCTACACTTTGTGTTCCTGCCACGGGTGAACAGAGATCTTGCTGTGTTTGCCAGTCAGTGGAACTGCCATGGGCTGAGGACTGACCAACGGCAGTCACCTCTGCAGTTGTTCGTCTCGGGTTCCCTGGCAATGCAGAGGGCCAATCTGACAGCAGTAAGGTATTTGTTCGCCCCCACCTCTGCTCCTCCAACCCCCACCTCTGCTCCTCCAACCACCACCTCTGCTCCTCCAACCACCACCTCTGCTCCTCCAACCACCACCTCTGCTCCTCCAACCACCACCTCTGCTCCTCCAACCACCACCTCTGCTCCTCCAACCACCACCTCTGCTCCTCCAACCACCACCTCTGCTCCTCCAACCACCACCTCTGCTCCTCCAACCACCACCTCTGCTCCTCCAACCACCACCTCTGCTCCTCCAACCACCACCTCTGCTCCTCCAACCACCACCTCTGCTCCTCCAACCACCACCTCTGCTCCTCCAACCACCACCTCTGCTCCTCCAACCACCACCTCTGCTCCTCCAACCACCACCTCTGCTCCTCCAACCACCACCTCTGCTCCTCCAACCACCACCTCTGCTCCTCCAACCACCACCTCTGCTCCTCCAACCACCACCTCTGCTCCTCCAACCACCACCTCGGCTCCTCCAACCACCACCTCGGCTCCTCCAACCACCACCTCGGCTCTTTATTGGTCGGAATGGGTGATTGTGCCACAAATCCAGTTCACCATCAGCAACACACAGATGGAACTGTTGCGGACAATAATTCCATTGGAAGGCCCCAGAGGCAGCCTGGGAGTTGACTATCTACAGAGGGTTATGGCAGTTATATCTTCAGCGCCACTCTTTCCTACTCCAACCTGACCTACTACATACTCCCCTACTGGGATGAGGGATTGGACGCTATATTTTCAGCGCCCCTCGTTTCTTTGAATCGGTTAATTTCTTTAATACTATTATACATTTTATAATACTAACATTCCCCCTCTTTCACACACTGTATGATTTGGTCTCTAGAAAGGTACGATAGACATCTTCAACTCTAAACGGATGAGGACCAGGTGGCCTTAACCTTTGTTAAGTACTTCCCCATTCCAGTACGATTCTGTTTGGTCATATTTGGAGAGAGTCAGGTACTGTTAAGATATACGGCCTATGGTTACTGTATTTTGCTCTATGGCACTTTAGCACAGCATTCCATCTGCTGACACGATATTTGTCTTCCACTCAGTACAACACGACCCAGGAGAGGCCTACTGCAAGCACTGGATTGGAACCTTCAGAGCGTGGCTGCTGTGGGAGGACAACAGAACATTCTGAATGGACATTATTAAAATGTAATGCCCATTATTTTAGCAATGCCCAATTGGCACTTTTATAAATTGTTGAAATAAACGTGTGGAGAACGCCCTATagttcttttttatttttttaaactatgaAGATAGTGGTTCGCCCCCTTTACATTTGATATCATTGTGATTAACAGGAACCTATTACCGGTAGTAACATAACATTGTGACAGCTCAAATTCTGTGGTTGAAGATTGACTAGTGCAGGGCTCCTAACCTTGTTCTTGGAGAGCTACTGTCTTGTGAGGTTCACATCTACCCTAATCTAGTGCACCTGATTTGAATAATTACCTGCTTAatgaggttagttacaactgaggttggattgaaaacctacaggagggtagctctccaggaacagggttggagagcctagGACTAATGGATTTAGTTCTTAGATCAATGTATTTGATAAGTCACTATGAAGGTGCAGTTCCCAGAAGTGGAGCTGTCACTTAATGCAGTGGATGGGAAGCCTTATTTCATGTAGTTCTAATTAAATGATAATGGCTGAAGTTAATTTGTTCTTAATGTACGACATCAAATTGTCTGAGTTGGCTGCAGTACTTGAGTCAATATCAGCAACGGCTAGTGTCAGTAAAactcaacttttttttttttttaaacctttatttaactaggcaattcagttaagaacaaattcttattttcaatgatggcctaggaacagtgggttaactgcctattcaggggcagaacgacagatttgtacctcgtcagctcgggggattgaacttgcaaccttccggttactagtccaacactctaaccactatgctactaTGCAAGTCAAGCAATATGGATTGTATAATTTAATTTGAATGATCATTAAGTGAACAATAACAGCCAATATggaaatacagtgcatttggaaagtattcagactcctttacCGTTTCCACATTTTATattagagccttattctaaaatgtattaaacgaATAAAaatgtagcatcatacccaagaagactatgGTGtactcgctgccaaaggtgcttcagcaaagtaccgagtaaagggtcataaatgtaatatttccttttttatatacatttgcaaaaatgtcaacctgtttttgctctgtcattatggggtattgtgtgtagattggggggGGATTATTGTATTCATTTTTGAAcagggctgta
This sequence is a window from Oncorhynchus gorbuscha isolate QuinsamMale2020 ecotype Even-year linkage group LG01, OgorEven_v1.0, whole genome shotgun sequence. Protein-coding genes within it:
- the LOC124040129 gene encoding uncharacterized protein PB18E9.04c-like codes for the protein MEQIIDINNEVYLWALHFVFLPRVNRDLAVFASQWNCHGLRTDQRQSPLQLFVSGSLAMQRANLTAVRYLFAPTSAPPTPTSAPPTTTSAPPTTTSAPPTTTSAPPTTTSAPPTTTSAPPTTTSAPPTTTSAPPTTTSAPPTTTSAPPTTTSAPPTTTSAPPTTTSAPPTTTSAPPTTTSAPPTTTSAPPTTTSAPPTTTSAPPTTTSAPPTTTSAPPTTTSAPPTTTSAPPTTTSAPPTTTSALYWSEWVIVPQIQFTISNTQMELLRTIIPLEGPRGSLGVDYLQRVMAVISSAPLFPTPT